In a genomic window of Streptomyces sp. SJL17-4:
- the ddaH gene encoding dimethylargininase, with protein MRTTPRTSSPRRYLMCPPAHFTVTYSINPWMDPTKPVDLPLALAQWEDLRDRYRALGHTVDLLDPDPALPDMVFAANGATVVDGRVLGAKFAHAERAAEAGAHLAWFRVNGWAADAVRAPEHVNEGEGDFAVTASWILAGRGFRSSPLSHDEAQEFFGRPVIGLELVDPRYYHLDTALCVLDDAADEVMYYPDAFSPGSRAVLARLFPDALIATAEDAAALGLNAVSDGRNVLLPQAAVGLFDPLRQRGFEPIGMDLGELLKGGGSVKCCTQELRP; from the coding sequence TTGCGCACCACTCCGCGCACGTCCTCGCCCCGCCGTTATCTGATGTGCCCACCCGCGCACTTCACGGTGACGTACTCCATCAACCCCTGGATGGACCCCACGAAACCGGTCGACCTGCCGCTCGCCCTCGCCCAGTGGGAGGACCTGCGCGACCGCTACCGCGCCCTCGGCCACACCGTCGACCTGCTCGACCCCGACCCGGCGCTGCCGGACATGGTCTTCGCGGCGAACGGCGCCACCGTCGTCGACGGGCGGGTCCTCGGAGCGAAGTTCGCCCACGCGGAGCGCGCGGCCGAGGCCGGGGCGCATCTGGCCTGGTTCCGAGTAAACGGTTGGGCAGCCGACGCCGTACGGGCTCCGGAGCACGTCAACGAGGGCGAGGGGGACTTCGCCGTCACCGCCTCCTGGATCCTCGCCGGGCGCGGCTTCCGCTCCAGCCCGCTCTCGCACGACGAGGCGCAGGAGTTCTTCGGCCGACCGGTGATCGGCCTCGAACTGGTGGACCCGCGGTACTACCACCTGGACACGGCGCTGTGCGTCCTGGACGACGCCGCCGACGAGGTCATGTACTACCCGGACGCGTTCTCCCCCGGCAGCCGCGCGGTGCTCGCCCGGCTCTTCCCCGACGCCCTGATCGCGACGGCCGAGGACGCGGCGGCCCTCGGCCTGAACGCGGTCAGCGACGGACGGAACGTCCTCCTCCCCCAAGCGGCGGTGGGCCTCTTCGACCCCCTGCGGCAGCGGGGCTTCGAGCCGATCGGCATGGACCTGGGCGAACTCCTCAAGGGCGGCGGCAGCGTGAAGTGCTGCACCCAGGAGCTGCGGCCCTAG
- a CDS encoding small ribosomal subunit Rsm22 family protein, with amino-acid sequence MNASAPSADSLRAALAGLLDGLPPKQAAQAVDRLIANYRGTTPTDTPVLRDRSDVAAYAAYRMPATFEAVRGALDALREAAPDWEPRTHTDVGGGTGAASWAVAEAWEEQPPRTTVLDWAEPALALGRELAAGALDAEWRTARIGGALRLADTDLVTVSYVLKELTEADRAALVTEAARAAQTVVIVEPGTPDGYERIIAARTLLIEAGFTVAAPCPHSGACPIVPGTDWCHFSARVSRSSLHRKVKGGSLPYEDEKYSYVAATRFPPAPAASRITRRPQIRKGLVLLELCGPDGLARETVTKRHGSLYKQARDAEWGDSWPPEDEG; translated from the coding sequence GTGAACGCCTCCGCTCCCTCCGCCGACTCCCTGCGCGCCGCCCTCGCCGGGCTCCTCGACGGGCTGCCGCCCAAGCAGGCCGCCCAGGCCGTCGACCGGCTGATCGCCAACTACCGGGGGACCACCCCGACGGACACCCCCGTGCTGCGCGACCGCTCCGACGTCGCCGCGTACGCCGCGTACCGGATGCCGGCGACCTTCGAGGCGGTACGGGGCGCCCTCGACGCCCTGCGCGAGGCAGCGCCCGACTGGGAGCCGCGTACCCACACCGACGTCGGCGGCGGTACGGGCGCGGCGAGCTGGGCCGTCGCCGAGGCCTGGGAGGAGCAGCCGCCCCGCACCACCGTCCTGGACTGGGCCGAGCCGGCCCTCGCCCTCGGGCGCGAGCTCGCCGCCGGGGCCCTGGACGCCGAGTGGCGCACGGCCAGGATCGGTGGCGCGCTGCGGCTCGCCGACACGGACCTCGTCACCGTCTCGTACGTGCTCAAGGAGCTGACCGAGGCCGACCGGGCCGCCCTCGTGACCGAGGCGGCGCGTGCCGCGCAGACGGTCGTGATCGTCGAGCCCGGCACCCCCGACGGCTACGAGCGGATCATCGCCGCCCGCACCCTGCTGATCGAGGCCGGATTCACGGTCGCCGCGCCCTGCCCGCACAGCGGGGCCTGCCCGATCGTGCCGGGCACGGACTGGTGCCACTTCTCGGCCCGGGTCAGCCGTTCCTCGCTGCACCGGAAGGTGAAGGGCGGTTCGCTGCCGTACGAGGACGAGAAGTACAGCTACGTGGCGGCGACCCGCTTCCCGCCGGCTCCGGCGGCCTCCCGGATCACCCGCAGGCCGCAGATCCGCAAGGGCCTGGTCCTCCTCGAACTGTGCGGCCCGGACGGACTGGCCCGCGAGACGGTCACCAAGCGCCACGGCTCCCTGTACAAGCAGGCCCGCGACGCCGAGTGGGGCGACTCCTGGCCGCCGGAGGACGAGGGCTGA
- a CDS encoding alkaline phosphatase D family protein — translation MNRVHDVHEHSEELRAAARHLGRRRFLTVTGAAAALAFATQLPVAGSAAAAELDGRRISEDPFTLGVASGDPLPGSVLLWTRLAPRPFEPGGGLPAERVSVHWELARDERFTRTVRRGRATAHPEFSHTVHVEVEHLDSDREFFYRFRVGDWTSPVGRTRTAPAPWAGNTGLKLAAVSCQAYHDGYFTAYRHLAQEDVDVVFHLGDYLYEYAVNATGGARAYTDRTIPAVFNRETLTLDDYRLRYGLYKSDPDLRAAHAAHPFVVTWDDHETENNYAGGTPENSVPPEEFLLRRAAAYRAYWEHQPLRAPQRPQGPDMRLYRRLRFGRLAQFDILDTRQYRSDQAYGDGWQVPGPESENPARTMTGATQERWLLDGWRGSRSRWNVLPQQVVFAERRDRATADFKLSMDSWDGYPASRQRLLAGADAAGVENLMVLTGDVHVGYGLDIKADFRDPASRTVGTEIVATSISSGKDGADRPSNYDKLMQANPHLRFFNGRRGYVTVALGEESARADFRTVPYVTTQGAPVTTAASFVTEAGDPGLKPA, via the coding sequence ATGAACCGCGTACACGACGTTCACGAGCATTCCGAGGAACTCCGCGCCGCCGCACGCCACTTGGGCCGCCGCCGGTTCCTCACCGTCACCGGGGCCGCCGCCGCGCTCGCCTTCGCCACGCAGCTCCCGGTCGCGGGCTCCGCGGCCGCGGCCGAGCTCGACGGGCGGCGCATATCCGAGGACCCGTTCACCCTCGGTGTGGCGTCCGGCGACCCGCTGCCCGGCTCCGTCCTGCTCTGGACCCGGCTCGCGCCCCGCCCCTTCGAGCCCGGCGGCGGCCTGCCCGCCGAGCGGGTCTCGGTCCACTGGGAGCTCGCCCGCGACGAGCGCTTCACCCGGACCGTGCGCCGCGGCCGGGCCACCGCCCACCCGGAGTTCAGCCACACCGTCCACGTCGAGGTCGAGCACCTCGACTCCGACCGGGAGTTCTTCTACCGCTTCCGCGTCGGCGACTGGACCAGCCCCGTCGGCCGCACCCGCACCGCCCCCGCCCCCTGGGCCGGCAACACCGGTCTCAAGCTCGCCGCCGTCTCCTGCCAGGCGTACCACGACGGCTACTTCACGGCCTACCGCCACCTCGCGCAGGAGGACGTCGACGTCGTCTTCCACCTCGGCGACTACCTCTACGAGTACGCCGTCAACGCCACCGGCGGCGCCCGCGCCTACACCGACCGGACCATCCCGGCCGTCTTCAACCGCGAGACGCTCACCCTGGACGACTACCGGCTCCGGTACGGGCTCTACAAATCGGACCCCGACCTGCGCGCCGCGCACGCCGCCCACCCCTTCGTCGTCACCTGGGACGACCACGAGACCGAGAACAACTACGCGGGCGGCACACCCGAGAACAGCGTCCCGCCGGAGGAGTTCCTGCTCCGTCGCGCCGCCGCCTACCGCGCCTACTGGGAGCACCAGCCGCTCCGCGCGCCCCAGCGGCCCCAGGGACCCGACATGCGGCTCTACCGTCGGCTGCGCTTCGGGCGCCTCGCCCAGTTCGACATCCTCGACACCCGCCAGTACCGCTCCGACCAGGCGTACGGCGACGGCTGGCAGGTCCCGGGCCCGGAGTCCGAGAACCCGGCGCGGACGATGACCGGCGCCACGCAGGAGCGGTGGCTGCTCGACGGCTGGCGCGGCTCCCGCTCCCGCTGGAACGTCCTGCCGCAGCAGGTCGTCTTCGCCGAGCGCCGCGACCGCGCCACCGCCGACTTCAAGCTGTCCATGGACTCCTGGGACGGCTACCCGGCCTCCCGGCAGCGGCTCCTCGCCGGTGCCGACGCCGCCGGGGTCGAGAACCTGATGGTGCTCACCGGGGACGTCCACGTCGGCTACGGCCTCGACATCAAGGCCGACTTCCGCGACCCGGCCTCGCGGACCGTCGGCACCGAGATCGTCGCCACCTCGATCAGCAGCGGCAAGGACGGCGCCGACCGTCCGTCGAACTACGACAAGCTCATGCAGGCCAACCCGCACCTGAGGTTCTTCAACGGGCGGCGCGGCTATGTGACGGTCGCGCTCGGCGAGGAGTCCGCACGGGCCGACTTCCGTACGGTGCCGTACGTGACGACCCAGGGCGCTCCCGTCACCACGGCCGCCTCGTTCGTCACGGAGGCGGGCGACCCGGGCCTCAAGCCTGCGTGA
- a CDS encoding Bcr/CflA family multidrug efflux MFS transporter — translation MPESGQKTTQGHITERAPEPTGQATTRRTGLLVTLVLGGLTALPPLSMDMYLPALPEVTGALNAPAATVQLTLTACLAGMALGQLVVGPMSDKWGRRRPLLIGMIVYVLATAVCALAPTAETLIGFRLLQGLAGAAGIVIARAVVRDLYDGVEMARFFSTLMLISGVAPIIAPLIGGQILRITDWRGVFHVLTVIGILLTLVVWRFLGETLPPERRHEGGVGQALRTMKGLLADRVFAGYMLTGGLAFAALFAYISASPFVVQEIYGASPQTFSLLFGLNSIGLVAVGQVNGKLLVGRVSLDKALGWGLGIILVSSLALLLMTSGVFGKVGLVPIAAGLFVLMSAMGLAMPNTNAQALMRTPHAAGSASALLGTTSFLIGAVASPLVGIAGEHTAVPMAVVQLTCAVLAVACFLGLCRPWRQGRSGAAPTNP, via the coding sequence ATGCCGGAGAGCGGCCAGAAGACAACACAAGGACACATAACCGAAAGAGCCCCCGAGCCGACCGGTCAGGCGACCACCCGGCGCACCGGGCTCCTCGTCACCCTCGTCCTCGGTGGGCTCACCGCACTGCCCCCGCTCTCCATGGACATGTACCTCCCGGCCCTGCCCGAGGTCACCGGCGCGCTGAACGCCCCCGCCGCCACCGTCCAGCTCACCCTCACCGCCTGCCTCGCCGGCATGGCCCTCGGCCAGCTCGTCGTCGGCCCCATGAGCGACAAGTGGGGCCGTCGCCGCCCGCTGCTCATCGGCATGATCGTGTACGTCCTCGCCACCGCCGTCTGCGCCCTCGCCCCCACCGCCGAGACGCTCATCGGCTTCCGGCTGCTCCAGGGCCTCGCCGGCGCCGCCGGCATCGTCATCGCCCGCGCGGTCGTCCGCGACCTGTACGACGGCGTGGAGATGGCCCGGTTCTTCTCCACCCTGATGCTGATCTCCGGCGTCGCCCCGATCATCGCGCCCCTCATCGGCGGCCAGATCCTGCGGATCACCGACTGGCGGGGCGTCTTCCACGTCCTCACCGTCATCGGCATCCTCCTCACCCTCGTCGTCTGGCGCTTCCTCGGCGAGACGCTGCCGCCCGAGCGGCGCCACGAGGGCGGGGTCGGCCAGGCCCTGCGCACCATGAAGGGGCTGCTCGCCGACCGCGTCTTCGCCGGGTACATGCTGACCGGCGGGCTCGCCTTCGCCGCCCTCTTCGCGTACATCTCGGCCTCGCCGTTCGTCGTCCAGGAGATCTACGGGGCCTCGCCGCAGACCTTCAGCCTGCTCTTCGGCCTCAACTCCATCGGCCTCGTCGCCGTCGGCCAGGTCAACGGCAAGCTGCTCGTCGGCCGCGTCAGCCTCGACAAGGCGCTCGGCTGGGGCCTCGGGATCATCCTCGTCTCCTCCCTCGCGCTGCTCCTCATGACCAGCGGCGTCTTCGGGAAGGTCGGGCTCGTGCCGATCGCGGCCGGACTCTTCGTCCTGATGTCCGCGATGGGCCTCGCCATGCCGAACACCAACGCCCAGGCCCTGATGCGCACCCCGCACGCGGCCGGCTCCGCGTCCGCGCTGCTCGGCACGACGTCGTTCCTTATCGGCGCCGTCGCCTCCCCGCTCGTCGGCATCGCCGGCGAACACACCGCCGTCCCGATGGCGGTCGTCCAGCTGACCTGCGCGGTCCTGGCCGTGGCCTGCTTCCTGGGCCTGTGCAGGCCGTGGCGGCAGGGAAGGTCGGGCGCGGCGCCCACGAACCCCTAG
- a CDS encoding TetR/AcrR family transcriptional regulator → MSDTKAPDASRRSERSRRAIFDAALALVSETGYAKTTIEGIAARAGVGKQTIYRWWPSKAAVLLDAFLDLAARANEALGGDADSEIPDTGDLAADLKYVLRATVDEMNDPAFDAPTRALAAEGIVDPELGARFTEALLEPQLQYYARRIEAAQATGDVDPDIDPRIALELLVGPLHHRWLHRTLPLTHAYADSLVDLALRGLAPRV, encoded by the coding sequence ATGTCCGACACCAAGGCCCCCGACGCCTCCCGCCGCAGCGAGCGCTCCCGCCGCGCCATCTTCGACGCCGCCCTCGCCCTCGTCTCCGAGACCGGCTACGCGAAGACCACCATCGAGGGCATCGCCGCCCGCGCCGGGGTCGGCAAGCAGACCATCTACCGCTGGTGGCCCTCCAAGGCCGCCGTCCTCCTCGACGCCTTCCTCGACCTCGCCGCGCGGGCCAACGAGGCCCTCGGCGGCGACGCCGACAGTGAGATCCCCGACACCGGCGACCTCGCCGCCGACCTCAAGTACGTCCTGCGCGCCACCGTCGACGAGATGAACGACCCCGCCTTCGACGCCCCCACCCGCGCGCTCGCCGCCGAGGGCATCGTCGACCCCGAGCTCGGCGCCCGCTTCACCGAGGCACTCCTCGAACCGCAGCTCCAGTACTACGCCCGCCGCATCGAGGCGGCCCAGGCCACCGGCGACGTGGACCCCGACATCGACCCCCGGATCGCCCTCGAACTCCTCGTCGGACCGCTCCACCACCGCTGGCTCCACCGCACCCTGCCGCTGACCCACGCCTACGCCGACAGCCTCGTCGACCTCGCCCTGCGCGGCCTCGCGCCGAGGGTCTGA
- a CDS encoding Gfo/Idh/MocA family oxidoreductase has product MGDTVRWGILATGGIAERFVTDLRTLDGAEIVAVASRTEASAKAFADRFGIPRAYGDWDGLFADEDVDVVYVATPHHAHREAAGRALEAGKAVLCEKALTLNAREAEELVTLSRDRGLFLMEAMWMYCNPLVRRLAELVRGGAIGEIRTVQADFGLAGPFAADHRLRNPAVGGGALLDLGVYPVSFAQLLLGEPDTVHAHALLSPEGVDLNTGMLLGWSDSGASALLSCSIDADTPLTASVTGSLGRIDVPRGFFYPDRFTLHRNGHEPEEFVSDDDPHALRHEAAEVMRCLRAGGTESPLVPLEGSLAVMRTLDAVRDRIGVRYPQETAVPQEALVTQA; this is encoded by the coding sequence ATGGGTGACACGGTGCGCTGGGGAATCCTGGCGACGGGCGGCATAGCGGAGCGGTTCGTCACGGACCTGCGGACGCTCGACGGTGCGGAGATCGTCGCGGTGGCGTCCCGTACGGAGGCGTCCGCCAAGGCCTTCGCGGACCGGTTCGGCATCCCTCGGGCGTACGGCGACTGGGACGGGCTCTTCGCCGACGAGGACGTCGACGTGGTGTACGTGGCGACCCCGCACCACGCACACCGGGAGGCGGCCGGCCGCGCCCTGGAGGCGGGCAAGGCGGTGCTCTGCGAGAAGGCTCTCACGCTCAACGCCCGCGAGGCAGAGGAACTCGTCACCCTGTCCCGGGACCGTGGCCTCTTCCTGATGGAGGCCATGTGGATGTACTGCAACCCGCTGGTCCGGCGCCTCGCGGAGCTCGTCCGCGGCGGGGCGATCGGCGAGATCAGGACCGTACAGGCGGACTTCGGGCTCGCGGGCCCGTTCGCGGCGGACCACCGGCTGCGGAACCCGGCGGTGGGCGGCGGGGCGCTGCTCGACCTGGGCGTGTACCCGGTGTCGTTCGCGCAGCTGCTGCTCGGTGAGCCGGACACGGTCCACGCGCACGCGCTGCTCTCACCGGAGGGCGTCGACCTGAACACCGGGATGCTGCTCGGCTGGTCGGACTCGGGGGCGTCGGCGCTGCTGTCCTGCTCGATCGACGCGGACACCCCGCTGACGGCCTCGGTGACGGGCTCGCTGGGCCGGATCGACGTCCCGCGCGGCTTCTTCTACCCCGACCGCTTCACCCTGCACCGCAACGGCCACGAGCCGGAGGAGTTCGTGTCGGACGACGACCCCCACGCCCTCCGGCACGAGGCCGCCGAGGTCATGCGCTGCCTGCGGGCGGGCGGGACGGAGTCCCCGCTCGTCCCCCTCGAAGGCTCGCTCGCGGTGATGCGGACGCTCGACGCGGTACGGGACCGCATCGGCGTCCGCTATCCCCAGGAGACCGCCGTACCCCAGGAGGCTCTGGTCACGCAGGCTTGA